From the Palaemon carinicauda isolate YSFRI2023 chromosome 4, ASM3689809v2, whole genome shotgun sequence genome, the window tgatcaccgccaaagccccctttccatccaagctaggaccaaggagggctaggcactagctgctgatgactcagcagatagacctataggctccctccaaaccccgatccttagctcacaaggatagtgaggttacagcgaccaaagaactaacgagtttgagcgggacccgaaacccagtctggcattcaccagtcagggacggttgTGGTGGGCGATGGCCGATGGGGGAATCTACCACCACAACCGTGGTGTTATTAACAAGGCACAAAACAGAAGTTATAAAGGTTAATGGAGTGGTTAGAAATGGTAGGATAGAAACAGTTAAAGAATATGAATATTTGGGAGAATAGTATTCAGGGAGACCCTacggaagaaaaaaatagaatactttGCGCAACATGCTAGGAATTATGGAGAATAAAGATTTATGAAACTTTCGTAGTACTGTACTTACAATTTTTGCAAATATTGAGATATTATGTGTAATTAAAGGAATCATGCCAGCTCTCATATCTTACTTAATTCTTTTTCTAAATTTCTAATGGATACTCAAAGTTGGCCCTTGATTCAATATTGTTCGTGTTCTTTGtctcgatagtttttttttattattatcttttgttgTGTTGTTAATCTTTTATATTCAAGTCTGATTCTCTGATTTTCCTATTCAAAGGCGGTCTCTTATTCCTAAACTGGTCCATCACGAGAATCTTATAAAGCGGTCTATTTCTGGATCCAATAGGTTAAAATAAGAATTAAAGGAATGTGCTTCCCATACCCGGATGATGCGTCTATCTTAGGCCTCAGACCATAACATGTAGGCCCATGCCTTGGTACTTCAATTGATcttctacagtacagtatatactgtagctATTAATTTTTGGACCTCCTTTATTTGTGCCTTGATCTACCTCATTATCTCAATGACATTTGCCCCCTCATCATACCATTACCTGTGAAAAACTTTCACTCATAGTGAAATTTGTCATGTATAGACACTCAACTTACTTGGGACACACCTGAGCAGTGGTCTTATTTTAGTGTCTTCCTTATCACAAGGGGTGACATCAGTAAGAATTCGGGAAGGAAACAAGTGTGAAAAACTCAGAAAATACTCACTTCTATATTTAtactttgtttcttttttatacatGGTCTACAATTCTAGTCTCCAAATTATAACTTATATCTAGAcgaatatataatcaatattaaattaataaatcattattcCAACATTGTGTTAGAGAAATCTATcctgatatatataaaatttattcataatttcaGAACAATTCTAAGTTAAAAAAGTAATTATGCAATTTGTGAAACTCCGCGCAGAGCCTCTGTGGACATTTTGATATTGCCAGAACTTGAAATCCATTTCATTTCCTTCCTCATCAATTTTTGGACTTCTTATCTCTTGCATATTTGGAATGAATGCGACTGTCTGTTGCTCTTGGTAGTTGTGGTGCCGAAAACTaagtatattaaaagaaaatcagaCGAAGACTGGAAACACTCTTCATGACTTCTTTGGCGCACCGTACGCTAGCAGGGCAAATCTGGCCCTGAGCGTTGTGCATACGATAACAGGAGTGTGAACGTGAGTTACATGTTGTCTTAAAGCTGTATCAACAACCCAAGATTCTCGTTTATCTGAAATGAATTAGTAATATTTACAAGTGGACATAATCATACAGGAGTGCATTCATTgctatttaaaacacacacacacacacacacacacacacacacacacacacacacacactgccttGAAATGGTTGACCCTGCTGTAAGGAAACAAATCGACAAAGTACGTTTTTAGAAAGAAATTATGATTTAATCTACAAGCGAAAACCTTTCCAGATAATGATGGAGGCATAACTTCATGCTGCTACGAAACACTTTATCCTTTACTGGACAATGCCATCAGAACATTATAATCTATATAAGAGAGATCTATGCAGTCCCCTTACTGCACAAACTTTTTAGTCTTTTACTTTACCTCTGTTTatgcttcatttcttccatctttctaTCCAATCTCTTTCATAATTTTCTTCAATAGAATTCCAgagaaccgcccccccccccctccctttgaaCTTAAGTGTCGAATGGCCTCTTCGGTCCCAATGCCAGTCCATATCAGAAATTTTCTAAATCCAATTCAATTACCAAATGAAAAGTCTATTAGTGTTCTCACATTTTCCGTAAATTTTTTGCATATGAAATAAattatctctttttctttcttctccgAGTAACAGATGCCACGAGTCTTTTTAACTGGTCATGCTTTTGGGAAGCACTCTGGTCGGGATTAGAGATTTGAGACATTTTCATAAATTCGTGGTATTAAACAGGTTCCATTTAAACCCAAAATACTGGAATCGAATTATGTTAATTTTGTAAATTCTATTAGTTACTGAGCTGATAACCTTTATGGTACCATgataattgattaattgatttgaggttttctggcatctttgtGATATCATGATATTATGATAATCCCAGCCCCAAAATATAGAGATAGAGACATAAATATGGGTTCTATAGCCCAGCATCGAGGCACAACAAGGGAAATCCATAACAATCATCAAAATATTTCGTAAATTCTTAATTTGATTATATCCATTCCTCATATAAGGATGTgaccagacaataaaaaaaaatatcaagaaaattttgAGTTGCATGACAGCAAATAACCGAATGCTTGAGAAAATTGCTTTTAATCAAATGAGATTTAAATTATTGGTAAAATGTAACACACTTCAATCCCACAATAGTATGACTGCCAGCAAAAAATATTTGCCATCATGTTACGTCACACTTACCGTGAGTAGTGGCAACTTGCGTACAAGCTTCTTCGACTATTTCCAGACACGGTCCAAGTACTGAGCCGACAGCTTCGGCCATGTCAGCAGCCCTTAGTTTTGCTTCTTCTGCTGCTCTCTTCCCTGCTTTGATTCTGCTTTCTGATAAAGATTCGCATGAGTGCAGATATCCCATCTAGAGGAACAAGAGTGTAGGTTAAAGTTATATAGATTGCTACAGGTATTATGCTACCAATAGAACTTAACATGAACATGCagctttttttaaatattcattgacttttcagatgtttatatgtttttttttaataactatgaATGTttgctatttcattttttttctattagagtTCCTAGAAAATTAACCAACCTCATGGCATCATTAGCTTTATTCTCGTAGAAGAGTAGCTGAACcgccaacaaaattaaaaatattatctgATTTACCAGTGACTGAGAGATACTATGAGAATGTTTAGAGTATGAGGGGAGTAAATAATTCTAAATAACTAATCTAGAAAGTAGGTAAGTTAGCCATGAATAATTATGTGGTAGTAAAGCTGCAATTCAATTATGTAAAGTAATGGTGAAAGGAAGTTACATTCCATAGGAGTTACTTATACTTTTCAGAAGTAAGAGTCACGACTAGGAGGAGGGAGAAAAAAATCATTGTTACACTCCTGCTGCCAATAAAGCATATCCATTAGGTCTACCATAAAGTCAAAAGTAGCTATAAAGGAATAGTTTCAAAACTCAAAAAACGCTTCAGCGATATCAAGGATGGAGAGAAAGGATACAGCCTAACTATGCAAAAGTACTAGAAACTGTAAAACATCAGGAAAAGTAGGAAATTACTTTGATGCAAATTGAAGACTTGGATATGAAAGCCTGGTAGGATTTTGTCATTGGCTATATGTGTTCCAAATAGTTAAACATGGCCCACGTGGACATTTTCAtatgaatttgaaaataaacaaaatcctCCCCTCTTGAGTCATTATCTctatgaagaaattttgccactgACGAAAAGTAAAAAGTGAATATTTGCATCAGTAAAACAGAGCGCAGGTTTTGGTGAAAATTAATGTGCTGAAAGAATAAGGGAAAACATATTTGTATAAGGAATAGAGTTCATAGGTATGGCTAACTAAAGCCAGACAATGACAGTGGTGATGCTTGACAACACGGCCCCGAAAGGGTAGCTCAGATAGTAGTCATGAAGCTAGTGACATAATTCGAGAATGGCTCAAAATGGAAGATGATTTAAATCTACGATCTAACCATACCAGTTCACACGTACGTAAACAAATACGCGATTACACATCAATTTCCTCTTACCTTTTGCAAACTTATGGTGTTGCCAAGTTTTTCCAGTAGAAGACTGATGACGTCTCTGGCTTCGCGAATCGGAAGTGTAGCTGAGACCGTAACTACCAATTCCTTAAAGTTTTCTCCTTTCTCTCGGATCTCTTCCATCTCACTAATGTCGCTTTCTTTTGTTTTATGATTTAACAGCTGTGCGAGaaagaagaaagatgaaaaaaaaaatatttcaaaataggaTCATATATCTTAATGGATGTTTGATTCTGTCTGGAATGGAGAAGCTAAGCAAGTTAACATAAGAGAATGACAAAAACGTAAACTAAACATATTACTTAATAATTATTATGTATTAAACGCCAACTTTCCAGTTGAAATTTTAATCGCATTAATTCTATAACAAACCTTACTAGACttgagtatgtatacacacacacacacacacacacacacacacacatatatatatatatatatatatatatatatatatatatatatgtgtgtgtgtgtgtgtgtgtgtgtgtgtgtgtgtgtgtgtgtgtgtaggcagccTTCTCTAGATTTTCCATTACCGGGGTCATGATCAAGTATCTGTGACACCAAATGCATTACATGTTTCCATTATAGTTAAAATAAACGATGAATGCCATTACATATAATATTTCATATTGAACATACGTaaataacaagtaaaaaaaaaatatggctgtaAGATTGCATAGCCAGGTTTCATAGAAAAGTATTTAGTTATGATTGATGATGCCCCTTGTACAATGATCATTGTCAACTAAAGCTTTTTGAGCCAATGCAATGGTCTGAATGGTCATCAAAATGATTCAAAACATCTCACCGTCTGATACACGTACGGTTTCCGTTTCTCCACAGACGCCCGGCAAAGTTCAAGTGTTTCTTTTTGAGACGTCAAACTTAGTTCCAAAATTGTCATAGTTGGTCTGACAACAACTTCTCCCATGCCAATAACTTCCACAATTTCACTCATAGCTTGGATAATTTGGATCGTTTATCCTCTATTCAATTGATAAGTAGCACTAGCATATACAGTTCTTGTCGTTTTATATTGTCACTTATTTCACTATACCTGGAAAATAAAATCTCTACATCACGTCTTTAAATGTACACTTAAAGTGATTGACTATTAATTTAATTCCAAAATATTCTTTCGTAAATTAAGGAAAATCTAATAGTCCAATAATAATCCTTTGTACAATTTATTAATTAAACAGTGAACCTTTAAATAAAAGTATAGAAAATTTCAAATTAAGTTAGCCTTTTCCGAAGATAGATAATAGATTCAATAACAACATTAGATGCGTGTTATTGTCTTTGGGTGACGTTACTAAACGTTCATTTcatatttaagaaaatatgatttaaaataaaagaatattgataTTGATTCAGCCTTATGTAACTTTGTATAAGGTTCTAAGAACTGCTAAGTTAATAAGGCATACTGACTAAAATGGATGTTTTGTTGTTTACCCAATATAAAGGAATATTCAATCAAGTTTATATTGATTTAGTTAGTAAACTTTTAAGACGTACAATAAATTaacttttcaacttttttttcttatgaaaaacgAACTAGGCTACATAGCGTAGAAAATTTACGAGACCTAATCTACCGTCAGAGATAAAATTTCATTGCAAATTTAATATCAACTCTGCTTATTTTCTAGACTACACTGTCAGTTCATGGttgattttcattttctttaatatcACTTTTATGTGCCAAAAGAAGGCCTGACAGACACACTTGGAAATACGAGTTCGATAAATGACATAACTCAACTTTGTCACTAAGCACCAAAAACTGTTGACCTCGATAGTCACAGGTGGTCAAAATCAAATGAACTTAATAATGGATATCCAACACATTATTGTTCACCGGCGAACAGCAGATCAACAACTGATTCTTTGCTAAGTTATTAACTTAACTTTCAATTGTTGTCATGGTTACCGTATGGTTAGCTGCCAGACGTTCGATGTTATTCAATTTCGGTTGCATTTGCTATCATGAAACGgtacaaaattaaatttttattctagagctgagtatatatatatatatatatatatatatatatatatatatatatatatatatatatatatatatgtatatatactgtatgtgttcatGGTATGTGGATTTGTCCTTACACAAGTAGGCTAATATTTGCTTTTGTGGAATACCAGCGGACGAGCTTTAGAATTTCTACTACTACATGATATTCTAAATTCTAATATTGACTCTATTCTCCGTGTATCTGGCCGGAGGGGCCTGTGCCAGACAATCTAAAACATGCCATTCTTTCCTTATTCATTTATGTACTGTATTTCCTGAAGGAATTCTTGATCCTGCATAGTATTTGTTTAATTTACTATTGAATGAAACCACAAAGACTTTTTTTTATGGCCCATGGTAAATTGCCGAAATAAATTCTCTTTCATAGCAAAGCAGTTCTCAATACCACAGAGACAATGCTGGGGACTTCTACGCTTGGAAATAACTGACGATTTTCCTCATCCGAATTATGCTTCGTACGTGTAAGTCTATGTCTAGAAACTATTAAGTTTTCCTCCTCGCCAGAGACGAGAGCTACTCGAAGATAAACTCGTTCATACAAACAGACTATACAACTCAGTATCTATTTCTCGTGATACCAGTGACACGTTAGGTAAAATATACTGACGCCTATTGGAAGGAACTTAACAATCGATTATTGGTGCTGATCCCAACTCGACGTCGTAAGTAAAACAAGAATCAATACATTTTCTAGGCTGCCAACGTTCTTCGCACTTCGCTCAGTCATAATTTTAACTGTGATTCTATAGGACAGaataatttgaatagagagagagagagagagagagagagagagagagagagagagagagagagagagagagagagagagagagagagagagagagagagtgtatatatatatatatatatatatatatatatatatatatatacatatatatatatatatatacatatatatatatatatatatatatatatatatatatatatatatatatatatatatatatatatattaggggaaaCCTCGGCAGTTGTACTATTGAAGTAAAGGCTAGAATTGCTTGGACTTTAATTTTGGAGGAAGGAAGCGAGGGTAGGGTAAGGTAGAAGATTGAGAAGTGGGCTCAGTCACCTGGCCTTGAATATTGGGTAGGACATTGATCTCGAAAAATTGATCTGAGACTTTGCAAAGGCAAGTTCTCGTTGAGTACCTGGTTTGTAAATTTCCTTAGTatacatttttagttttatttgagtAATTAAACAAATTAAACGGTTTCTACCTGATTTCATTGGATCAGACCATTATCCAATATACCATTTCCCTGGCTGTATGTGTGCGTAAAGCAGGATGACGAGGGTAAAATGAGAGGATCCTAAGTACTTGTAAAGGACTTAAAGGATCCGTGATGGTTGATATTTAATAAAAGCTGttttatatgtttttcatatttttaattcaatttatttcgCATTTGTACTTATTCATAGAATAAGCATACAATCGTACTTCTAGTTTATGTATAAAGAATTTACTTGACCCAAGGTTTATCAACTGAGAAGCCAGTGAATACTTCTAACTGAGTTAGCCAAGGTTTTCTATCAGGATGCAATTGTTATACTTGTTTCGatgaaatatgattatatattactTTCGGAAATTTAAGGAGTCTTGactaacacacatttatatatatatatatatatatatatatatatatatatatatatatatatatatatatgtgtgtgtgtgtgtgtgtgtgtgtgtgtttgtgtgtatatatatatttatgtatatacatatatatatgtatacatatgtatatgtatatatatatatatatatatatatatatatatatatatatatatataggcctatatatatatatatatatatatatatatatatatatatatatatatatgtgtgtgtgtgtgtgtgtgtgtgtagatgtgtgcgtatatacttatatatatattatgctataaaATAGCACACGAATAACTTCAACTATATCTTCAATTCAAGTTGTTATGTTCTAATCTTAGGGTCCATTACACAAAGCCTTGCTAGTGTCTTCTAAATCCATTGCTCCTCCCACAGACGAAAATGGAGGATTATTGATAGATTTGCATTCCATCTTACATGCATCACTTCTTGACC encodes:
- the LOC137639056 gene encoding interleukin-1 receptor-associated kinase 1-binding protein 1 homolog; the protein is MSEIVEVIGMGEVVVRPTMTILELSLTSQKETLELCRASVEKRKPYVYQTLLNHKTKESDISEMEEIREKGENFKELVVTVSATLPIREARDVISLLLEKLGNTISLQKMGYLHSCESLSESRIKAGKRAAEEAKLRAADMAEAVGSVLGPCLEIVEEACTQVATTHDKRESWVVDTALRQHVTHVHTPVIVCTTLRARFALLAYGAPKKS